Part of the Thermodesulfobacteriota bacterium genome, TCTATGGCCTCTTGGCCATGGCCCGGGTCCATGTCCAAAACCCCCGCACCTACGCCGAGATTCTGGCCACTGCCGGCCAGGGCGGCAAGATCGCCCGCGACTTCGCCCAGGCCCTGGACCAGGTCCTGTCCCTGGCCGAGGTCGGGGACTTGGCCGGCCTGGCTGCCCTCATCACCAACAACCGCAGCTATCTTGGCGAGCCTTTCCTCGCCCAGTTCATGGGGCAGGCCAAGGCGGTGGATGAAACCCTGGGCCAAGCCCTCACCCTCTGAGAACGATCGGCGTGTCAGCCGGTGAGTCCGGCAAGGAGGATCCTGGCGCCCGCCTCGCAAAAAGGAAACGGCGGCGGCGCCTCCTCAGGCTCCGCCGCCGCCCGTCTGGTCCCCGCTGCCGGGTGATCCTTACGCGACCTGGACCTCGATGCGCCGTGGCTTGGCGGGCTCCACCTTGGGAAGGGTGATCGTGAGCAGGCCGTCGGCCAGCGCTGCACCTATCCGCTCCTGATCGATAGTCTCCGCCACCGAGAACCGCCGCAAGAAGCTGCCGTTCTCATACTCTTGCAGGAGCACTTTCTCCTCGGCCTTGATGTCCGGATCCTTGATCCAGCCCCGGATGGTGAGCTCGCCGTTGTCCAGCCCCACCTCCACACACTCTTTGCACACCCCCGGCATTTCCGCGACCACTGTTACCGCAGTTTCGGTCTCGTAGATGTCCACCGCCGGCACGAAAATCTTCTCGCGCCGTGTTGACTCACCGGCCTGGGGCGCCACCTGCTTCTGTTTCAGCTGCAGCTCCTTGTCGTTCATCGCCGCACCTCCATCCGCGTCCAGCTAGCCCAAATCCACAGTGATCCGCCGGGGCTTTGCCTCTTCCGCCTTGGGCAGGGTAATGGTGAGAATACCGTCCCGTGTGGTGGCCTTCACCTTGTCCATGCGGATCTTGCTGGGCAGGGTGATGGCCCGGCTGAACCTGCCGTACTCCAGCTCCCGGCGGTGGTACGACACATTGCCCTCCGGTTGGATCGGCCGGCGCTCCCCTTTCAGGAGCAGCGTGCCGTCTTCCAAGGAGATCTCCACGTCCTCCGCCTTGATCCCTGGCATCTCGGCCCGCACATACAGCGCGTCCCGGTCCTCGCTTACCGTGAGCGCCGGGAACACGCCCATCCGGGGCGAAACGGCGCTCGGCACCCCGTACAACAGCCGATCCATCTCCCGGTGCAGCCGCTCAAACTCCACCCATGGATTCCAGAACGGTTGGTCAAAACGGTACACGCTCATGGCTTTCTCCTCCATTTTTTTGACCATCCACACAGCACCAGCGCGGAAGCCGCCATGGCCCCGCGCTGGCTCCCTCGGGATCAGTGATGGATCTCAATCTTGCGACTCCGAGCCTTCGCCTCCGGGCTTCGCGGCAGAACCACCTCCAGGATTCCATCCTTGTAGTGGGCCTCCACGGCCCCTGCATCCACCTCCTCCGGCAGACGCAAGCTCCGGCAGAAGCTGCCGAAGAAGCGCTCGCTCCGGCAGATGCACTCACCTTCCTTGTGCTCAATCTCCCGCCGCTTCTCGCCACGGATGGTCAACACATCACCCTCCAGCGAGATATCCACATCCTTCGTCTCGATGCCGGGCAACTCAGCCCGCACCACCAGCCCCTTATCGGTCTGAACCACTTCCAGAGAAGGAAGCCACGAAGTCCCCTCCTCCGTCACACCCAGAAGAGGGAAGCCTCGGAACATCCGCTCCACCAGCTCATCCATCTGCCGCCAAGGGGCCACCTCACGACTCCTCGTCCATGGCATCAGCTCGAACATAACTGGTCACCTCCTTGCAACGCACTGAAATTGCTCGCATTGTTAGCGAGTCTGCCAATACAGTAAGCTGCATCGTCCACCTGTCAAGGGATGGACGGGAGCAAGGCTCAAGGTTGCCGCTGCTCCGCAGCCGGCAGCTTCTTGTGGCAGAACAGACAGCGGTACTTGGGAGGGTGGTCCGGGGGCAGGGGAGCACTGCCGTCGGGCCGATGGCATGCCTCGCACTCCCTTTCCGCTGCTTTCTTGTCCATGGGATAGAACCGGGCATGATCGTCATCGAAAGGCAACTTGGCCGTGGTTTCGGGTGGCGCATTGTACAGGAACAGGAAGATGCCGCCGCACACGGCAACAAAGGCCAGGTTCATGAAGACGGTTCGGGAACGGCTGGGCAGCTGAGCCATGAAGACACCTCAATGAGAGTCCCGGCAGAAGATGGGGGGAAGTCAATCCCGCATCTCGATGGCGGCAAACGACAGGGCCCCGGTCCTGAGGGCCAGGAGGCCTGTTTCCAGAAAAAGACGGGCCAGGGTAGGGCTGCGGCCGGTCCAGGCGGCCAGGCGGGCGTGCCAGCGATGCTTCCGGAGGATGGCCGCGAGGGCATCGTCCCGGTGGTGGGGGTTGAGGATGGTACGGGCCACCGCCTGACCGGAGATGATGGCCGGGTAGATTCCTTCGCCGGTCAGCCCAGACGCCAGGCCTGCGGCGTCACCGGCCAGAAAGTGGTTGCCAAAGTGCCAACCCCGGAAATCATAGCTGATCCGACCAGCTCGGGGGGGACTCCCGGCCAGATCCAATCCGCGGTGGCCGCACCAGTCGGTGAAGGCGGCAACCAGATCTGCGGCGGGTCGGCGGCCGGCTGGGCTGTAAACCCCCACCGAGGCATCCTGGCGCCGGGGAAAGATCCAGGCATAGCCGTTGCCGAAACGCCGCACCGAGACATGCCATTCCATGGCCGGGAAAAGGCCTGGAACCAGGAAGTGGATGCCGATCCCCCAGGCCTTGGCGGGCAGGCCCAGCCAGCGACGTACCAGCGAGGACGAGCCATCCGCACCGACCAGGAACCGGTAGCCAAGGCGCTTCCCCTGGCAGATGACCGCGTCAGCCGCCAGGGCGCTCACTGCCGCCCCGGTCCAGACCTTGGCCCCGGCGCGCAAGGCTGCCGCCAGCATCCATTCCCCCAGCACCTCGCGCCGCACCGTGGAGATGATCGGCCGCTCAGCCCTGATCAGCACGCGCTGCCAGTCGCTGGTCACCAGCTGTTCAGGGAAGCCCCGTTCCACGTAGGCCTCCGGCAGCAGCCGGGACAGGCCGCCCGAGGTGATGCCGCCGGCGCAAACCTTGGGCCCGATGGCGCGGTTTCGCTCCAGCACCAGGACATCCTGTCCGGCCCGGGCCAGGGTCGCGGCGCAGGCCAGGCCCGCTGGGCCCGCCCCGACGATGATGGTATCGTAACGCGGCATATCAGGGCCTGGACCAAGGGCGCTTGTTCCTGGCCGCAACCACCTGCAGCTTCCAGCTCCCGGCCTGGATCGCGGGCAGGGTCAGCCGTTGCGGGCCCGCGCCCGGTTGTCTAAAGTAGCTCCACAAGGAGAACGGAATCGCCATGCCAGAATCAGCATTCTTGACAGGATCAGGTGGCCCGCCGCCGCCCCGAGGAGGTGATCGCCGCTGCGGCCTGCTTCTCGGTGGCTCCGGACTCTTGGGCGGCACCATCTTACACCATTTCAAGACCAATGTCCCTGCGGTGGAGATCCTGGCCCCGAACAGCAAAAGGGTCTCCCTGCGCAACCCCGCGGACATCGATCTTTACGTCAGCCACTTCCGCCCTGATTTCATCATCAACTCCGCCCTGGCCGCCATCGACAGCTCCCCAACCCTGGCTTATGAAGTCAACTTCCTCGGGACCATCCATCTGGCCCAGGCGGCCATCAAGCTTGGCATCCCGTACATCCACCTGTCTTCCGCAGCCACCCTTCCCGCTGGCGAAGACTTGCGAGAGGAGGAGTCCCTGCCCCTGGTGGCGGGGCTGCCCAATTATCCCAAGTCCAAGCTCCTGGCCGAAAAGGCCCTGGCACGTCTGCACCGGGAGCATGGCCTCGACTATACCGTCATCCGCCTGGCGGTGGTCTACGGCGAGCATGACCACAAAATCCAGGGGTTTCACCGCCTGCTGTTCTCGGTAGCCAGCGGCCGGATGCCGGTGCTGCTCACCCGCCCTGGAGTGCGCCATTCCTATTCCAACGCGGCCAAGCTGCCCCGGTTCGTCGAGTACATCCTGGGCCACCGCCAGGAATTTACCGGCCAGACATACCATTTTGTTGATCAGGAGCCGGTGGAGATGGTTCAGATCATCCGGCGGATCAAGGCCACTCTCCGGATCAGCCGGCCTATGGAGGTCTCCATCCCCTTTCCCGTAGCCCGTTTCGGTCAGAGGTTGGCCCGCACCCTGGTCCGCACTCTGAACCGCCTGGGCATCGAGGCCCGCCTGCCAGCTGAGCTCTTGTTTCTGCGGGAGTTCTACCGGACTCAGACCCTGTCAGCGGCCAAGCTGGCCGCTTCCAGCTTCCACGACCCTTGCCCTGAAGAAACGGTGTTCACCGAGCTGCCATTCCTGGTGGAATACTATGTGACCCGCTGGGCTCACCTCAACCTCATCTCCCCGTATGATCGCCTGGCCACCCCCACACCGGGGGCAAACCGCTTCCTCAAGGACCCGGCCGCTCTGCTGGAGGAGGACTGGAGCAGACCGCGGAAAACTGGGCACAGACCGGTTGGCGCCTCATCTTGACCCGCTCGACCAAATCAGCTACCCTCCGCCAGTAGAAATCAGAATCAGTAACGATCGGGAATTCCGGAGTGGTCCCTTTCCCCAACCCCAGACCTGCCCTGCCAGCCGCACGTCCATGAGACCATCCCTTGTCCGCATCGTCCCGGCCGCCGTTCTGGCGCTGGCCCTGATCATCTTCCTGGTGCTGTTCGGAGACTGGGAAGCCCCCCGGATCTCCCTGCCCGAGTCCCTGGGCCCAGTGGGGCCTGCCAAGCCCATCGCCCTGGAGCTGACGGACGGCCGATGCGGCTTGCAGCGGATTGAGGTGGCGATCCTGCAAAACGGCCGGCGGCTGCCGGTGCTGGTGCGGGACTTCCCCCGTACCGGCACCCTGGGCAGGGTAGGCACGCCCAGCATCAAAGAGGCCGTAAGCCTGGATATCCGCAAGCTGGGTCTGGCCAATGGTCCGGCGCAGCTGGAGGTGACGGCAGTCGACCATTCCTGGTGGCGCTGGGGAGACGGCAACCAGGCGATGCAGACCCTGGATCTGGAGCTGGACGGCCAGCCGCCGGTCATCGCTGTCTCTGGCTTCACCCGCTACGTCAATCTGGGAGGGAGTGGGGTGGTCTTCTTCCGCCTGGCAGAGCCGACGGCCAGCCAGGGGGTGACGGTGGGGGACACCTTCCATCCGGGGTTCCCGGTGGGGCCGGCAGCGGCCGGCCTGTTTGTCAGCTATCTGGCCTTTCCTTACGATCTCGGCGGCGACGAGAAGGTGGAGGTTCTGGCTACCGACTTGGCCGGCAACCAGGCCCGGCAATCGGTCAACCCGACCCTGAAACGGGTGACCTGGAAGCACGACCGGCTCGAGATCTCCGACCACTTTCTCGAGCAGAAGCTGCCGGAGTTCCGCCAACATTACCCGCAGCTGACTGGCTCGCCAGTGGAGCAATATCTGTCCGTCAACGGCCCGATCCGGCGGGAGAACAACCAGCGAATCCTGGAGCTGTGCCGGACGCCCCATCCGGAGCAGCTGTGGCGGGGCCGGCTGCGGCGGCTGCCCCGCGGCAGTCCTCGGGCCGGCTTTGCCGACCACCGGACCTATTTTCATAATGGGGTGAAGATCGACGAGCAGGTGCATCTGGGCGTCGACTTGGCGTCCACGGAGCGGGCGCCGGTGCCAGCCGCGAACACCGGCCTCGTCGCCTTTGCCGATTACCTGGGCATCTATGGCAACACCGTGCTCCTGGACCACGGCCAGGGGCTCTTCACCCTCTACTCCCACCTGGACCAGATCCAGGTCAAAGCGGGGGATCGCGTGGAGGACGGGGCGCAGCTGGGCACCACCGGCCTCAGTGGCATGGCCGGCGGCGACCACCTCCATTTCGCTGTCCTCATCAACGGCACCCCGGTGAACCCCATCGAGTGGTGGGACGATCATTGGCTCAAGGTCAGCATCTTCGATCTCGTGCCCCAGGCAACGGCCAGTCCGTAGGAAAACCGCATGTCCAGGATCCGCGTTCTTGCCGAGTTCCTGGCCAACCAGATTGCCGCTGGCGAGGTGGTGGAGCGTCCGGCCTCGGTGGTCAAGGAGCTGGTGGAAAACGCCGTCGACGCGCGAAGCCGCTTTATCCAGGTCCTGGTGGAGGGCAGCGGCACCCGCCGCATCCAGGTGAGCGATGACGGCGAGGGCATGGACGAGGACGATGTCCTGCTCTGCCTGGAGCGGCATGCCACGAGCAAGATCCGCCAGCCGGCGGATCTTGCCGCCATCGACACCCTGGGCTTCCGGGGGGAGGCCCTGCCGAGCATCGCCTCCGTCTCCCAGCTGACCATCGACAGCCGCCCTCTGGATCGTCCCCTGGGCACTCACCTGGAGGTCGCCTTCGGCAAGGTGCTGGCGGTGCGGCAGACCGGGGCACCCGTGGGCACGACGGTCGAGGTCAAGAACCTGTTCGGCAACGTGCCCGCCCGCCGCAAGTTCCTGAAGAGCTCAGCCACCGAGCTGGGCCATATCGAGGAGGTGGTGGTGGCCACCGGCCTGGCCCATCCGGGAATCGGCCTCACCCTCACCATCGACGGCCGGGAGCGGGTCCACCTGCCCGGTGGGGTCGATTCCCGGGAGGATCGGGTACGGCGCCTCGTTCCCAGAGGCTCGGAACGGCCGCTGATCCGGGTCCAGTCCCAATCCCCCTTGGGCCGACTTGATGGCTTTCTCCTGCCGCCGGACGAGGGCACCTCGGGATGGGGACGCCTGAGGACCGTGGTCAACGGCCGGCCGGTCCGCCTGCCCATGGCCACGCACGGGGTGGCTGAGGCCATGCGCAGCTTTTTGGCTGTGGGCCGGCAGCCGGCGGGCTGTCTTTACTTCGACCTGCGGCCAGAGGAGGTGGATGTCAACGTTCACCCCACCAAGCAGGAGGCCCGCTTCCGGGATGGAGCCGCCCTGTACCGCTTTGTGGTGGCGGCCGTATCCTCCGCCCTGGCGGCATGGCAGGAGGAGCTGCGCTCCCGCATCTTCGGGTCAAGCCCGGCAGTGGGCCGCCCGCGCGAGAGCCCCCCGGAAGCGCCGGCCGCAGCCGTTCCCCTGTTTAGCCTGGGCGAGAGTGAGCCGCACTCCTGGTCTGCCGAGCCCGACGGGGGGGCGGTGCCCCAGATCCCGGATCCGCCATCGACCTCCTTCCCGGTTTCATCCCCCGCGATCCCGGCGGCTGGCCCGAGCCATTCTCCGGCGCCGGCAGCGGCATCGCCCCCTGGCGAGGGGGCAAGGCCGGCCGTCCCCCTGCGGGTGATCGGCCAGCTCCTGGACAGCTACATCCTTTGTCAGGGGGGAGACCGGCTGGTGGCCATCGACCAGCACGCGGCACACGAGCGCATCCTGTTCGAGACCTTGACCAGCCAATATGAGGGGGCCTCGGTTCCCAGCCAAAGGCTGCTTTTCCCCACCCTGACCGAGCTGGGGCTGGAGGAGGCCGAGCTGGTCCGTCGCCACCAGGAGCAGCTGGAACGGCTGGGGTTCGTCATCGAGCTTTTCGGCGGCGAAACCTTCCGGATCAGCGCCGTGCCCGGCCTGACCGCCCATCTGCCGCCGGAGGAGGTGCTGGCAGGGGTGCTCTCCGGTCTGGCCCCGGCAGCCAGTGCCGATGGCCGGCGAGGCCTCTCCCCCCAGGGGGCGGTACTGGCCAGCCTGGCCTGCCGGGCCGCCATCAAGGCCGGCCAGCCCCTCCGGGCGGAGGAGATGACGAGCCTGGTGTCGCAGCTGGCCGCAGCCCCGGCTCTGTCGCACTGTCCCCATGGCCGGCCGGTGACCCGCTCCTTCGCGGCCAGCGAAATCCGCCGCTGGTTTCTGCGCGCCTAGCCACGTGATGCCAGGCCTCAGGCGGCACCAGACAAGGTCGCTCCCGCCCAGGCCTCCAGTCAAACCCCTCCAGAAACAGGAATCCCACACCGATGAACACCGCCCCGCTCCGTGAGACCTCTTTCCCGGATCTTGCCCTCGTCCACCGGGGCAAGGTACGAGATCTTTACGCGGTCGATGGCCAGCTCCTCATGGTGGCCACCGACCGCATCTCCGCCTTCGACGTGGTCATGGACGACCCGATCCCGGACAAGGGCCGGGTGCTCACCCAGATCTCCCTGTTCTGGTTTGACTACCTCCGGGACATCATCGATAATCACCTAGTCAACGCCGAGCCGGCCGCCTATCCTGCCGCCTGCCACCCCTACCGGGAGCAGCTGGCCGGCCGCAGCATGCTGGTGAAGCGCTGCCAGCCCCTGCCGTTGGAGTGCATCGTCCGGGGGTACCTCGCCGGCTCGGGCTGGAAGGAGTACCAGCGCCAGGGCTCGGTGTGCGGCATCCCCCTGCCGGCTGGGCTGCGGGAGTCGGAGCAGCTGCCCCAGCCTATCTTCACCCCGTCCACCAAGGCAGCCATCGGCCAGCACGACGAGAACATCACCCTGGCTGCCGCAGGCCAGCTGCTGGGGGAGGAGGTGGTGGCGCAGGTGGCCTCTGTCGCCATCCGGCTCTACCAGAAGGCGGCCGACTACGCCCGGGGACGGGGCATCATCATCGCGGACACCAAGTTCGAGATGGGATGGCACAACGGCCGACTGATCCTCATCGACGAGGTGCTGACCCCGGACTCCTCCCGGTTCTGGCCCGCGGACGACTACGAGCCGGGCCGGGCCCAGAGGAGCTTTGACAAGCAGTTCCTGCGGGACTATCTGGCCGGCCTGGACTGGCCGCAGACGCCACCGCCTCCGAGGCTGCCGGCGGAGATCGTCGCCAGGACCAGGGAGCGGTACCTGGAGGCCCTGAAGCGTCTTGCCGGCTGAGCAAGCGGAATGGGCCATCCGATTCAGGCAAAGGAGAGCGCGGCGATGTTCGAGTTCGTCTTCCACAACCCCACCAAGATCGTCTTCGGCCGCGGCCGAGAGGGCCTCATCGGCAGTGAAATCCGGGAGGCGGGGTGCCGGCGGGTGCTCTTCGTCCACGGCCAGCAGTCCGTCAAGCGCTCCGGTCTTTATGAACGGACCCTGGCCAGCCTCCAGGAGGCGGGCGTGGAGGCAGTGCCCTTTGGCGGTGTCGTTCCCAATCCAGTGCTCAGCCACACCCGGCAGGGCGTGGCATTGGCCAAGATCCAGCAGGCGGATGGGGTGTTGGCGGTGGGCGGTGGCTCGGTGCTGGACGAGGCAAAGGCCATTGCCGCCGGTGCCTGCTCCGACCGGGATGTCTGGGACTTCTTCCTCGGGGAGCCGATCACCGCCGCGCTGCCGGTCTTCACCATCCTGACCCTGGCCGCCACCGGCAGCGAGATGAACCGCAACAGCGTCGTCACCAACGAGGAGAGCCGCCAGAAATACGCCATCTCCTCGCCCCATCTCGCGCCCCGGGTCTCCATCCTCAACCCGGAGCTCACCTGCACCGTGCCGCTGGACCATTCCACCTATGGCGCGGTGGATGCCATCGCCCATGTCATTGAGGCCTACTTCACCGGCCGCATCCGGGCCCGGCTCCAGGACCGGCTGGTGGAGGCCATCGTCCGTACGGTCATGGACAGCCACAACCAGATCCTGGAGCACCCCACCAGCTACGAGGCCCGGGCCGAGCTCATGTGGGCCGCCACCCTGGCTTTGAATGGGCTCACCACCGCCGGTGTCGGGGGCTACGGCATGCCCAACCACATGATCGAGCACTCCTTGAGTGCCTTCTACAACATTCCCCACGGCGCGGGACTGGCCATCGTCATCCCAGCATGGATGAAGTGGCTCGCCCCACGGCAGCCGGCGCCGTTCGAGCGTTTCGCCCGGGAGATCTTCGGCAAGACCCGGGCCGCCGACGCCATCTCCGGGCTGGAGACCTGGTTCCGGGCCATCAAGGCCCCGACCCGGCTCGGAGAGGTCCATATCCCCGCCGCCGATATCCCGGCCCTGGCGGAGAACGCCCATGGTCTGGCCCGGCAGTGGGGCCTGGCCGACGTCTACACCCCGGCGACCATCGGTCAGATCCTGGAGCTGGCGGCCTGAGAGGACCGGCCGCAGCGAGCCCACGTCGTAGAGCCGATGGAAGGCCGAAGGAGCCGCCATGGACCGTCGACAGTTCCTGCAATCGAGCCTTGCCGGCGCCGGCCTGGCGCTCGCCGGCGACCTGGGCCTCAGCCTGGCCGCGCCGCCACCGGGAGCGAGCGCCACCTTCGATCTGGCGGTAGCCCGGGGACCGGTGGCAGCCCGCAACGTGGCTGCGGCAGTGGCAGCCTGGGGCGGGATGGAGCGCTTTGTCAGCCGGGGTGACGTGGTGGTGGTCAAGCCCAACATGGCCTGGGACCGCACCCCGGAGCAGGCCGCCAACACCGACCCCGCGGTGGTGGCCGAAGTGGTACGCCTGTGCCTGGCGGCTGGCGCCAAGACAGTCAAGGTCTTCGACCGGCCGGTGAACGACCCCCGGCGCTGCTACAGGCAAAGCGGCATCGAGAGGGCGGCAATCGGGGCCGGTGCCCAGGTCAAGCAGATGGACGATCGCCGTTTCCGGGAGATGGCGGTCAAAGGCGAGACCATGGCCAACTGGCCCCTGTATGTGGAGGTCTTCGAAGCGGACAAGGTGATCAACGTCCCCATCGCCAAGCACCACAGCCTGGCTCGCATGACTGGCGCCATGAAGAACTGGATGGGGATCATGGGCGGCAACCGCAGCCGCATCCACCAGCGGTTGGACGAATCCCTCTGCGACTTGGCCAGCTTCGTCCGCCCCACCTTGACGGTGCTGGACGCTACCCGGGTCCTCTTGCGCAACGGCCCGCAGGGCGGCGACCTGGGCGACGTTCTGGCCGCTGACACCATCGTGGTGGGCCAGGACCAGGTGGCCGTGGATGCCTGGGCCAGTACCCTGTTCGGCCGGACCCCGGATGATCTGCCGGTGCTGGCTGCGGCCCGGCGGCGCGATCTGGGCAAGACCGAGCTGGCCGCCATCACGATCCGGGAGCTGGCTGTATCCTGAGATGCCCTGGCGCCGCCTGTGCCAGGGCCTGTTCCTGGCCCTGTTCCTCTGGCTCTTCATCGAAACCGACGGCCGGGGCGAGGACCAGCTCGGCCATCCGGTGAAGCTGTTCCTGGAGCTCGACCCGCTCCTGGGCCTGGCGACCGGCCTGGCCCGCCACTCCTGGCCCCTGACCTTCTGGCCCAGCTTCGCTACCGTCGTCCTTACCATCCTCCTGGGCCGGGTCTTCTGCGGCTGGATCTGCCCTTTGGGGACCTGCCACGACTTGGTGGGCGGTTCGCCGTCCGCCGCCGAGTCGGGCCGCCGCTGGCACTGGCTCAAATACGCACTGCTGGCCAGCCTCCTGGCCGCGGCCTTCTTTTCTGTCCAGCTGGCGGGCATCTTCGACCCCTTGTCCCTCCTGGTCCGCTCCCTGGCCCTCGGGGTGTTTCCAGCCCTGCAGGCGGCTGCTTCAGCCTTCTTCGACGCCGTCTTCCGTCTGGATCCGCCCTGCCTGGTGGACCTTTCCGAAGGCCTTTACAATTTCCTGCGCGCCCGGGTATTCGCCCTCCGGCAGCCGCTCTTCCACCAGGGCCTGTTCCTGACCCTGCTCCTGGTCCTGATCCTGGCTGCCAACCGCTACCAGCGCCGGCTCTGGTGCCGCTGCCTGTGTCCTCTGGGGGCGCTCCTCGGGCTTTTGAGCCGCTGGTCCCTCCTGCGGCGGCAGGTATCCGCGGCCTGCAGCGACTGTGGGGCCTGCACCGGGGTCTGCCCGGGCAACGCCACCGGCAGCGCTGACCAGACCGCCGAATGCCTGCGCTGCCTCCAGTGCCGGACCGTCTGCCGGCCGGGAGCAGTGGCCTTCCGCTGGCGGGGCAGCGACGGTCGCCAGGGGGTGGAGCTGGGCCGGCGGCGTCTTCTGGTGGCCGCCGCCACCGGCATGGTGGCCGCGCCTCTCCTCCCCAACGAGCCTGCCGCCCGGAAGCAGTCAGCCGCGCTGCTGCGGCCACCGGGAGCCCTGCCGGAGGAGGCCTTTGTCGACGCCTGCATCCGCTGCGGCGAATGCATGAAGGTCTGCACCACCGGCGGCCTGCAGCCGGCGCTTCTGGAGGCGGGCCTCGTGGGCCTCTGGACCCCGGTCCTGGTGCCTCGCCTGGGATACTGCGAGCTCCGCTGCACCCTCTGTGGCCAAGTCTGCCCCACCGGCGCCATCGCCCGCCTTGATCCGGAGAAGAAAGCCCGCACCCGCATCGGCCTGGC contains:
- a CDS encoding DUF362 domain-containing protein, coding for MDRRQFLQSSLAGAGLALAGDLGLSLAAPPPGASATFDLAVARGPVAARNVAAAVAAWGGMERFVSRGDVVVVKPNMAWDRTPEQAANTDPAVVAEVVRLCLAAGAKTVKVFDRPVNDPRRCYRQSGIERAAIGAGAQVKQMDDRRFREMAVKGETMANWPLYVEVFEADKVINVPIAKHHSLARMTGAMKNWMGIMGGNRSRIHQRLDESLCDLASFVRPTLTVLDATRVLLRNGPQGGDLGDVLAADTIVVGQDQVAVDAWASTLFGRTPDDLPVLAAARRRDLGKTELAAITIRELAVS
- a CDS encoding 4Fe-4S binding protein; the protein is MPWRRLCQGLFLALFLWLFIETDGRGEDQLGHPVKLFLELDPLLGLATGLARHSWPLTFWPSFATVVLTILLGRVFCGWICPLGTCHDLVGGSPSAAESGRRWHWLKYALLASLLAAAFFSVQLAGIFDPLSLLVRSLALGVFPALQAAASAFFDAVFRLDPPCLVDLSEGLYNFLRARVFALRQPLFHQGLFLTLLLVLILAANRYQRRLWCRCLCPLGALLGLLSRWSLLRRQVSAACSDCGACTGVCPGNATGSADQTAECLRCLQCRTVCRPGAVAFRWRGSDGRQGVELGRRRLLVAAATGMVAAPLLPNEPAARKQSAALLRPPGALPEEAFVDACIRCGECMKVCTTGGLQPALLEAGLVGLWTPVLVPRLGYCELRCTLCGQVCPTGAIARLDPEKKARTRIGLAFVDRSRCLPWSQGLPCIVCEEVCPTPKKAILLAPETVTDALGRRQQVQVPRVVVERCVGCGICEARCPLASQPAIVINNTNESRRSEPDILLPAPGDSMT